One window from the genome of Anaerococcus sp. Marseille-Q7828 encodes:
- a CDS encoding DUF1292 domain-containing protein: MDSIVLYDEDNNEVKFNIIDTFGVDDKNYCALQQEDDDLILIAEVINNDDEVIFKAIDDQEELDEIIKLYEEMKDEDNGN, from the coding sequence ATGGATAGTATTGTTTTATATGATGAAGATAATAATGAAGTCAAATTTAATATAATAGATACTTTCGGAGTAGATGACAAAAATTACTGTGCCCTTCAACAAGAAGATGATGATTTGATTCTTATAGCAGAAGTAATAAATAATGACGATGAAGTTATATTTAAAGCTATAGATGATCAGGAAGAATTAGATGAAATCATCAAATTGTATGAAGAAATGAAGGATGAAGACAATGGAAACTAA
- the thiI gene encoding tRNA uracil 4-sulfurtransferase ThiI: MKALISVSFGELFLKGANRKQFYNNALSHIFKNIKSIGYDKYYTESAKLYIEANEENFEAIIEQLQKVFGIAYIDIVYRTEKNEEDIFEAIKKSIIDAYGEDELTFKVQTKRVDKSFKYQSPEFNMLMGDKILDEFPNLKVDIHDPDFKVFIDIKNNAYIYSKRYAGLGGLPIGSSGNGLLMLSGGIDSPVAGYLMAKRGMKVNALHFHSYPYTSLKAKQKAIDLAEIMSDYTGPMNLFMVNLSEIYKAIATNCDRRETTILSRRFMVRIAEKLSEKYEYKALITGDSLGQVASQTLESLSVVEEATSLPLLRPLIAMDKKDIVDLSKDIGSYEKSIEPFDDCCSIFAPDNPLTKPKLHYIKMSEEKLDIDKLVDESLDTIEIIRI, encoded by the coding sequence ATGAAAGCTCTAATATCAGTAAGTTTTGGAGAGCTATTTCTCAAGGGAGCAAATAGGAAGCAATTTTATAACAACGCCCTATCCCATATATTTAAAAATATAAAATCTATCGGCTACGATAAGTACTATACAGAAAGTGCCAAGTTATATATAGAGGCTAATGAGGAGAATTTTGAAGCTATTATTGAACAATTACAAAAAGTATTTGGTATAGCATATATAGATATAGTATATAGGACAGAAAAAAATGAAGAAGATATATTTGAGGCCATCAAAAAATCTATAATAGACGCTTATGGAGAAGATGAATTAACTTTCAAAGTTCAAACAAAGAGAGTTGATAAGTCCTTTAAATATCAATCACCTGAATTTAATATGTTGATGGGTGATAAAATTTTGGATGAGTTTCCAAATCTAAAAGTTGATATTCACGATCCTGATTTTAAGGTGTTTATAGATATTAAGAACAATGCCTATATATATTCAAAAAGATATGCTGGTCTCGGAGGACTTCCTATAGGATCTAGTGGAAATGGACTATTAATGCTATCAGGTGGGATAGATTCACCTGTTGCTGGATACTTGATGGCAAAACGTGGTATGAAAGTCAATGCTCTACATTTTCATTCCTACCCATATACCTCCCTTAAAGCAAAACAAAAAGCAATTGATTTAGCAGAAATTATGAGCGATTATACTGGACCAATGAACTTATTTATGGTAAACTTATCTGAAATTTATAAGGCTATTGCTACAAACTGTGACAGACGTGAAACAACCATTTTATCTAGAAGATTTATGGTTAGAATTGCAGAAAAGCTTTCAGAAAAATATGAATATAAGGCATTAATTACTGGAGATAGTCTAGGTCAAGTAGCTAGTCAAACCCTAGAATCCCTATCTGTAGTAGAAGAAGCAACAAGTTTACCATTACTAAGACCATTAATAGCTATGGATAAAAAAGACATAGTTGATTTATCAAAGGACATTGGATCCTATGAAAAGTCAATTGAACCATTTGATGATTGTTGTTCAATATTTGCCCCAGATAATCCACTAACAAAACCTAAACTTCACTATATAAAAATGAGTGAAGAAAAGCTTGATATAGACAAGTTAGTAGATGAATCTCTGGATACAATAGAAATTATAAGAATATAA
- a CDS encoding Rrf2 family transcriptional regulator — protein MKLSTRSKYGLRAICYLAENEDRGYIPVSEISENLDLSDNYLEQLIRLLKNANIVESTRGPKGGYKLVKKLDQITVGEVLRVLEGTFNVTGCLEDGSHCDNECRAYFAFNKLDEAINDTIDSITLDTMVNQNNRRVDEKLRS, from the coding sequence ATGAAATTATCAACTAGAAGTAAATATGGGCTAAGGGCTATTTGCTACTTAGCAGAAAATGAAGATAGGGGATATATACCTGTTTCTGAAATATCAGAAAATCTTGACTTGTCAGATAACTACCTTGAACAACTCATAAGGTTACTTAAAAATGCTAATATAGTTGAATCCACTAGGGGTCCAAAAGGCGGATATAAGCTAGTAAAAAAACTTGATCAAATAACAGTTGGTGAAGTATTAAGAGTTCTTGAGGGTACTTTTAATGTAACAGGTTGCCTTGAAGATGGTAGTCATTGTGACAATGAATGTAGGGCATATTTTGCCTTTAATAAATTAGATGAAGCTATAAATGATACTATTGATTCCATAACATTAGATACTATGGTAAATCAAAATAATAGGAGAGTCGATGAAAAACTTAGGAGTTAA
- the yhbY gene encoding ribosome assembly RNA-binding protein YhbY, which translates to MISGKQRAKLKAESHDFKPVINIGKNSLTKETIGAIDEALEARELIKIKVLNNNLDDQDEIVKTLLEELNAEFVNHLGSIITIYRKNDDNKYDI; encoded by the coding sequence ATGATTAGTGGTAAACAAAGAGCAAAATTAAAGGCAGAAAGCCATGATTTTAAGCCAGTTATAAATATAGGCAAAAACTCACTTACTAAAGAAACTATAGGAGCCATAGACGAAGCCTTAGAGGCTCGTGAACTTATAAAAATCAAGGTATTAAATAATAACCTAGATGACCAAGATGAGATAGTAAAAACACTATTAGAAGAATTGAATGCTGAGTTTGTCAATCACCTAGGAAGTATTATTACTATCTATAGGAAAAATGACGACAATAAATACGATATTTAG
- the alaS gene encoding alanine--tRNA ligase, with protein sequence MKNLGVNELRKSYIDFFGNEKNHTILKSFSLIPKDDESLLLINAGMAPLKKYFTGEESMKNNRATSSQRCVRTGDIERVGKTERHGTYFEMLGNFSFGDYFKKEAITWAYEYLTEHLEISKDLLWVTVYKDDDEAYNIWKDEVGMPKERILRQDKDENFWELEVGPCGPCSEIFVDRGPSKAVDENDNAPGNDNSDRFLEIWNLVFTQFNKDSEGNYTPLAHPNIDTGMGLERIAMILQEKDNIFEVDIAQDIIREIEKVSGKTYKENPKDDVSIRVITDHVKAMTFLVSDGVVPSNEKRGYVLRRLIRRAYRHGKLLGIDGEFLTKIVNKVIDSYKDEYKELADNKEHILEVIIEEEDRFQKTIDQGLDRLNTLIAEMEEDGKKILDGSEAFKLYDTYGFPLDLTKEILNEQDYDVDEDKFNQEMEDQREKARNARKKDAGWSLDNIVTDGINPTDFIGYDNLSVNAKITNLFDENGQVKSLKEGQEGIVVSDKTSFYAEGGGEVADIGYIYSDNAKAKVTDVQKKNDIYFHYVEIIDGEIHTDEEYTFEVCKTRRLDITRNHSATHLLDQALRDVLGDSINQAGSLVDDEKLRFDFTYNGSLTASQKREIEDIVNEKIREQLDVTKEILPFKKSQEMGAIGLFEDKYKDEVRVVSIGDYSKELCGGCHVNNSSEILMLKIISESSVSAGVRRIEAISGKKVYELLQKQKDDLEQIAADLGTREDLIENRIKSIKEEIANQKEEIKRLKSSSNKDTFDQLKKAVEKKDDINLLIYKFEDATTDQMRDYENRLKQTFDNLVIVFASLSNNKLIFTVSVDDSLTNRYDAGKIVREISQLTGGNGGGRKNFAQAGGKDISKVDLALERAHQII encoded by the coding sequence ATGAAAAACTTAGGAGTTAACGAACTTAGAAAATCTTATATAGATTTTTTTGGTAATGAAAAAAATCACACAATTTTAAAATCATTTTCCCTAATACCAAAAGATGATGAATCTTTGCTTTTAATCAATGCAGGTATGGCACCACTTAAGAAGTATTTTACTGGTGAAGAAAGCATGAAAAATAATAGGGCAACATCTTCACAAAGATGTGTTCGAACTGGAGATATAGAAAGAGTTGGAAAAACTGAACGCCATGGAACATATTTTGAAATGTTGGGTAACTTTTCTTTTGGAGATTATTTTAAAAAAGAGGCCATTACTTGGGCTTATGAATATTTGACTGAGCACCTAGAAATTTCTAAGGATTTATTATGGGTTACTGTCTACAAAGATGACGATGAAGCCTATAACATTTGGAAAGATGAAGTAGGCATGCCAAAAGAACGTATCCTACGTCAAGATAAGGATGAAAACTTTTGGGAGCTAGAAGTTGGTCCATGTGGACCATGTTCAGAAATATTCGTAGACAGGGGTCCTAGCAAGGCAGTTGATGAAAATGACAATGCTCCTGGTAATGACAATTCTGATAGATTTCTAGAGATATGGAATCTAGTATTTACTCAATTTAATAAAGATAGCGAAGGTAACTATACACCTCTAGCTCATCCAAATATTGATACTGGCATGGGCCTTGAAAGAATTGCCATGATTCTCCAAGAAAAAGATAATATCTTTGAAGTTGATATAGCTCAAGATATTATAAGAGAAATAGAAAAAGTATCAGGCAAAACATATAAAGAAAATCCAAAAGATGATGTTTCAATCAGAGTTATCACTGACCACGTAAAGGCCATGACATTCCTTGTCTCAGATGGAGTAGTTCCATCAAATGAAAAACGTGGATATGTCCTTAGAAGACTTATCAGACGTGCCTATAGACACGGCAAGCTTCTTGGTATAGACGGCGAATTTTTAACTAAGATTGTAAATAAAGTCATTGATTCCTATAAAGATGAATACAAAGAATTAGCTGATAATAAAGAACATATACTCGAAGTTATCATCGAAGAAGAAGATAGGTTCCAAAAAACTATAGATCAAGGTTTAGATAGATTAAATACTCTAATAGCTGAAATGGAAGAAGATGGCAAAAAAATCTTAGATGGATCTGAAGCCTTCAAATTGTATGATACCTATGGATTCCCTCTTGATTTGACTAAAGAAATATTAAATGAACAAGATTACGATGTAGATGAAGATAAATTTAATCAAGAGATGGAAGATCAAAGGGAAAAAGCTCGTAATGCAAGGAAAAAAGACGCTGGTTGGTCACTTGATAATATAGTTACTGATGGAATCAACCCAACAGACTTTATTGGTTATGATAATTTATCAGTTAATGCAAAAATTACTAATTTATTTGACGAAAATGGCCAAGTAAAATCGCTAAAAGAGGGCCAAGAAGGTATAGTAGTAAGTGATAAGACTTCATTTTATGCTGAAGGCGGTGGTGAAGTAGCTGATATAGGTTATATATATAGTGATAATGCTAAGGCAAAAGTTACCGATGTTCAAAAGAAAAATGATATTTATTTCCACTATGTAGAAATCATAGATGGTGAAATTCATACTGATGAAGAATATACTTTTGAAGTTTGTAAAACTCGTCGCTTAGATATAACAAGAAATCACTCAGCAACTCACTTATTAGACCAAGCCCTCAGAGATGTATTAGGTGATAGTATAAACCAAGCAGGATCTCTAGTAGATGATGAGAAACTCAGATTTGATTTTACCTATAATGGATCACTTACAGCTAGCCAAAAAAGAGAAATTGAAGATATAGTTAACGAAAAAATCAGAGAACAGTTAGATGTAACAAAAGAAATTCTCCCATTCAAAAAATCCCAAGAAATGGGAGCTATAGGACTATTTGAGGACAAGTACAAAGACGAAGTTAGGGTCGTTTCCATCGGAGATTATTCTAAAGAATTATGTGGCGGATGCCATGTAAACAATTCATCTGAAATCTTAATGTTAAAAATAATAAGCGAATCATCAGTTTCTGCTGGCGTTCGTAGAATAGAAGCTATAAGCGGTAAAAAAGTTTATGAGCTTTTACAAAAACAAAAAGATGACCTAGAACAAATAGCTGCGGATCTAGGAACTAGAGAAGATTTAATTGAAAATAGAATCAAATCTATTAAAGAAGAAATCGCAAATCAAAAAGAAGAAATAAAAAGATTAAAATCATCTTCAAACAAAGATACTTTTGATCAATTAAAAAAAGCTGTAGAGAAGAAAGATGATATAAATCTACTTATTTATAAATTTGAAGATGCGACTACAGATCAGATGCGTGATTATGAAAATAGATTAAAACAAACATTTGATAATTTAGTCATAGTTTTTGCAAGTCTAAGTAATAATAAGTTGATATTTACGGTTTCTGTTGATGATAGTTTAACTAATAGATATGACGCAGGAAAAATAGTAAGAGAGATAAGTCAGTTAACTGGTGGAAACGGCGGAGGAAGAAAGAACTTCGCACAAGCTGGAGGAAAAGATATTTCTAAAGTAGATCTTGCTTTAGAAAGAGCTCATCAGATTATATAG
- a CDS encoding ribosomal-processing cysteine protease Prp, which produces MINVNLLLKKENIVGFEISGHADYDEYGKDIVCSAVSILAYTCVNTLELYIDEFSFTDDDEIMKLMTYQTNEKAEVVFTSFKTGIWTLEQSYNNFVKLNYKEI; this is translated from the coding sequence ATGATTAATGTTAATCTTTTATTAAAAAAAGAAAACATTGTAGGATTTGAAATAAGTGGCCATGCCGATTATGATGAGTATGGCAAGGACATAGTTTGTTCAGCAGTAAGCATACTTGCTTACACCTGTGTAAATACTCTTGAGTTATACATTGATGAATTTTCATTTACTGATGACGATGAAATTATGAAACTAATGACCTATCAAACAAATGAAAAGGCAGAAGTGGTATTTACAAGTTTTAAGACAGGAATATGGACCTTAGAGCAAAGTTATAATAACTTTGTAAAATTAAATTATAAGGAGATATAA
- a CDS encoding IreB family regulatory phosphoprotein, with amino-acid sequence MTENNNFNETIAFKPERDNQKDIRDILTTVYNALEEKGYKPTGQIVGYLLSGDPTYITAHNGARKLIRVVDRDEILEELLNSYIND; translated from the coding sequence ATGACTGAAAATAATAATTTTAACGAAACTATTGCTTTTAAACCTGAAAGAGATAACCAAAAGGATATAAGAGATATTCTAACTACTGTTTATAATGCCCTAGAAGAAAAAGGTTATAAACCAACAGGGCAAATCGTTGGATATTTGTTATCTGGGGATCCTACCTATATTACAGCTCACAATGGTGCTCGTAAACTAATAAGAGTTGTAGATAGAGATGAAATACTTGAAGAATTATTAAATAGCTATATCAATGACTAG
- a CDS encoding helix-hairpin-helix domain-containing protein produces the protein MDDKRKDKIIMGLIIVVVALFANNYVKNNEDDLLGSEISLLDTSSDALSPADEDENVEINEMKVYISGEISKEGVYEFEDGDRLDDLIKKAGGLTENANAKDLNLAMKLEDEMKIYIPSIYEISSDDTADTIPIITSDSKDSSKDKININKASKEELMSLPNIGDKRADSILEYRESNKFETIEDIKNVNGIGEKFYQSLKDLITV, from the coding sequence ATGGATGATAAGAGAAAAGATAAAATTATAATGGGTCTAATCATAGTTGTTGTGGCTTTATTTGCTAATAACTATGTCAAGAATAACGAAGATGATTTATTAGGATCAGAAATTTCTTTACTTGATACATCCTCTGATGCATTATCACCTGCAGATGAAGACGAAAACGTTGAAATAAATGAAATGAAAGTCTACATTTCTGGTGAGATTAGTAAAGAAGGTGTCTACGAATTTGAAGATGGCGACAGGCTTGATGATTTGATCAAAAAAGCTGGTGGTTTGACAGAAAATGCAAACGCAAAAGATTTAAACCTTGCCATGAAGCTTGAAGATGAGATGAAAATATACATACCTAGTATCTATGAAATAAGTTCAGATGATACTGCTGATACAATACCAATCATAACTTCTGATAGCAAAGACTCTAGTAAGGATAAAATAAATATCAATAAGGCCAGCAAGGAAGAATTGATGTCCTTGCCAAATATTGGAGACAAGAGAGCTGATTCTATCTTAGAATATAGAGAATCTAACAAATTTGAAACTATTGAAGATATAAAAAATGTAAATGGAATTGGAGAGAAATTTTATCAATCTCTTAAAGATTTGATAACTGTATAG
- the rsfS gene encoding ribosome silencing factor, producing MNKLDIILKVLDDRKAEDINVLELSDSSIADTFVIATGTSVIQTKALADYIEEELNKNGYELLSKEGLREGEWILMDADDIIVHIFTQRQREFYGIDDLWEE from the coding sequence ATGAATAAATTAGATATTATTTTAAAAGTTTTAGATGATAGAAAAGCTGAAGATATTAATGTTTTAGAACTAAGCGATTCTTCTATTGCTGATACCTTTGTGATTGCAACAGGTACTTCAGTTATCCAAACAAAAGCTCTAGCAGACTATATTGAAGAAGAGCTTAATAAAAACGGATATGAATTGCTATCTAAAGAAGGTTTGCGTGAAGGAGAATGGATACTAATGGATGCAGATGATATTATAGTTCATATCTTCACACAAAGACAAAGGGAATTTTATGGAATAGACGATTTATGGGAAGAATAA
- the obgE gene encoding GTPase ObgE, whose protein sequence is MIDFAKISLKAGDGGNGAVAWRREKYEPTGGPAGGDGGNGGSIIIKATRNLSTLDEFRYKSKYKAQNGQPGGKNKKFGKKGDDLIIKVPVGTILREANSNTIIKDFKQDGEVFLIAKGGKGGRGNVHFKNSIRQAPRFAENGKKGQEIDLLLELKVLADVGLVGLPNVGKSTLISVISSAKPKIANYHFTTIDPNLGVVNIDNERSFIVADIPGLIEGANEGQGLGHDFLRHIERCRVLIHLVDISGIEGRDPIEDFKLINEELKLYNENLANKPMIVALNKTDLDTNNNAENFIKTFGDTYDIYQISAATTDGIKKLLDASYDILLKSEDKKFDLMEDVDENFLEEYYNREIDYDLQFAKDNEIFVVFGKRIDNLLEKVNLEDYDSRMFFEKTLREMEVFDKLKEMGIEQGDSVAVGDIVFEYYE, encoded by the coding sequence ATGATAGATTTTGCAAAAATAAGTCTAAAAGCTGGAGATGGCGGAAATGGAGCTGTAGCTTGGCGTAGGGAAAAATACGAGCCGACAGGTGGACCAGCTGGTGGTGACGGTGGCAATGGTGGTAGTATCATTATTAAAGCTACAAGAAACCTATCTACCCTAGATGAATTCAGATACAAAAGCAAATATAAGGCACAAAATGGTCAACCAGGTGGTAAAAACAAGAAATTTGGCAAAAAAGGTGATGATTTAATAATCAAAGTTCCAGTTGGAACAATATTAAGAGAGGCAAACTCTAATACCATTATTAAAGATTTTAAGCAAGATGGAGAAGTGTTTCTAATAGCAAAAGGAGGCAAAGGTGGTAGAGGAAATGTTCATTTCAAAAACTCCATTCGTCAAGCGCCTCGATTTGCAGAAAATGGTAAAAAGGGACAAGAGATCGATTTGCTTCTTGAACTAAAAGTCTTAGCTGATGTTGGACTTGTCGGTCTACCAAATGTTGGTAAATCAACATTGATTTCAGTAATCTCTTCAGCTAAACCAAAGATTGCAAACTATCATTTTACAACCATAGATCCAAACCTAGGTGTAGTAAATATTGATAATGAAAGATCTTTTATAGTCGCAGATATTCCAGGACTCATAGAAGGAGCTAATGAAGGTCAAGGTCTTGGACATGACTTTTTAAGACATATAGAAAGATGTAGAGTTCTTATCCACCTAGTTGATATTTCAGGAATAGAAGGAAGAGATCCAATAGAAGATTTTAAACTTATCAACGAGGAACTAAAATTATACAATGAAAATTTAGCCAACAAACCAATGATTGTTGCCTTAAATAAGACTGACTTAGATACTAATAATAATGCAGAGAACTTTATTAAAACTTTTGGGGATACTTATGATATTTATCAAATATCCGCAGCAACAACTGATGGCATTAAGAAACTTTTAGATGCAAGCTATGACATTCTTTTAAAAAGTGAAGATAAGAAATTTGACCTTATGGAAGATGTTGATGAGAACTTCCTAGAAGAATATTATAACAGGGAAATAGACTACGACTTACAATTTGCAAAAGATAATGAAATCTTTGTTGTATTCGGCAAAAGAATTGATAATCTTTTAGAAAAAGTAAATCTTGAAGACTACGATTCTCGTATGTTTTTTGAAAAAACACTTAGAGAAATGGAAGTTTTTGACAAATTAAAGGAAATGGGAATTGAGCAAGGAGATAGTGTTGCAGTTGGCGATATTGTCTTTGAGTATTATGAATAG
- the ruvX gene encoding Holliday junction resolvase RuvX: MTRIMGLDVGDKTIGVALSDPMFLMAHPIETIKRKKASLDIQRLVEIIEKEDVKTIVVGLPKNMNNSIGPQSMKVMSFVDLLKKQTDKEIIYEDERMTTLQSERVLIDMDVRRENRKKYIDKIAATFILQSYLDRRNNG; this comes from the coding sequence ATGACTAGGATAATGGGTCTGGATGTAGGTGATAAAACTATTGGGGTTGCTCTTAGCGACCCTATGTTTTTGATGGCTCATCCTATAGAAACAATAAAAAGAAAAAAAGCAAGCCTAGATATTCAAAGGCTAGTTGAAATTATAGAAAAAGAAGATGTAAAAACAATTGTGGTAGGTCTTCCTAAAAATATGAATAATTCCATAGGCCCTCAATCTATGAAAGTAATGAGTTTTGTAGATTTGCTAAAAAAGCAAACTGACAAAGAGATTATTTATGAGGATGAAAGAATGACCACTCTTCAATCAGAAAGGGTGCTTATTGATATGGATGTAAGACGTGAAAATAGGAAGAAATATATAGATAAAATTGCAGCTACATTTATCTTGCAAAGCTATTTAGACAGGAGAAACAATGGATAG
- the yqeK gene encoding bis(5'-nucleosyl)-tetraphosphatase (symmetrical) YqeK — MYDLKNWENSLVEDIGSKRFKHCKRVMETALKLNKNIDDDLVKTAAILHDCAKYNEDKYLKLFPANISSETINYKSVLHSFLGAEVAKKVYNIDNDQVLDAIRYHTTGKENMSELEKIIYLADAIEPERSYPGVDELRDLAKKDIDQAVLSSLSHNIIYLTNKQILIHPLTISAYNYLIKEKNE; from the coding sequence ATGTATGATTTGAAAAATTGGGAAAATAGCTTGGTAGAGGATATTGGATCAAAAAGGTTCAAACATTGCAAGAGAGTAATGGAAACCGCCCTTAAACTAAATAAAAATATCGATGATGATTTGGTTAAAACTGCAGCAATACTTCACGATTGCGCAAAGTACAACGAAGATAAGTATCTAAAATTATTTCCTGCTAATATAAGCTCTGAGACTATCAATTATAAATCTGTTTTGCATTCTTTTTTAGGAGCAGAAGTAGCTAAAAAAGTGTATAATATAGATAATGACCAAGTACTTGATGCTATAAGATATCACACTACGGGCAAAGAAAATATGAGTGAATTAGAAAAAATAATTTACCTAGCAGATGCCATAGAACCTGAAAGATCTTATCCGGGCGTAGATGAATTAAGAGATTTGGCTAAAAAAGATATAGACCAAGCAGTACTATCTAGCTTAAGTCACAATATTATCTATTTGACCAATAAGCAGATTTTGATTCATCCACTTACTATCAGTGCTTACAACTATTTGATTAAGGAGAAAAATGAATAA
- the nadD gene encoding nicotinate (nicotinamide) nucleotide adenylyltransferase, with translation MKIGLYGGTFDPIHIGHLIVMENVFNFLDIDKIIILPSSNPPHKVNKQKTKADLRIEMVKRAIADNPRVELSTYEARNDDVVYTHETLDYFKKTYPENEFYYIMGEDSFMTIDTWKNYEKILNDKLIVFTRSNTDSDSDLVKKVDQIKKDNQEIYLINNLNINISSTLIRSLVKEGKSIKYLVTDEVIDFIGEHNLYV, from the coding sequence ATGAAAATTGGTTTATATGGAGGAACATTTGATCCAATCCATATTGGACATCTAATAGTCATGGAAAATGTGTTCAATTTCCTAGACATAGATAAGATAATAATTCTTCCAAGTTCCAATCCACCACACAAAGTAAACAAACAAAAAACCAAGGCCGACCTTAGGATTGAAATGGTAAAAAGAGCAATAGCTGACAATCCAAGGGTAGAGCTTTCCACCTATGAAGCTAGAAATGATGATGTGGTTTATACCCATGAAACTTTAGATTATTTCAAAAAGACTTATCCAGAAAATGAATTCTATTATATCATGGGTGAAGACTCTTTTATGACAATAGATACTTGGAAAAATTATGAAAAAATTTTAAATGATAAGTTAATTGTCTTTACAAGATCAAATACCGATAGTGACAGTGATCTTGTGAAAAAAGTTGATCAAATAAAAAAGGATAACCAAGAAATCTATCTTATAAACAACTTAAACATTAACATATCTTCTACCCTAATAAGAAGCTTGGTAAAAGAGGGTAAAAGTATAAAATACCTCGTTACTGATGAAGTTATAGATTTTATAGGAGAGCACAATCTATATGTATGA
- the rplU gene encoding 50S ribosomal protein L21 — MYAIIKTGGKQYKVSEGDLVRVEKLPYEVGETVEFDEVLLVGGDSDVKVGAPTVENAKVSATIEDQAKDKKIVVFKYKPKKMYRKKQGHRQPYTLVKINSISL; from the coding sequence ATGTACGCAATTATAAAAACAGGTGGAAAACAATATAAAGTATCAGAAGGCGACCTAGTTAGAGTTGAAAAACTACCATACGAAGTAGGCGAAACTGTTGAATTTGATGAAGTACTTTTAGTTGGTGGAGATAGTGATGTAAAAGTTGGAGCTCCAACAGTAGAAAATGCAAAAGTTTCTGCAACTATCGAAGACCAAGCAAAAGACAAGAAAATCGTCGTATTCAAATATAAACCTAAGAAAATGTATAGAAAAAAACAAGGTCACAGACAACCATATACTTTAGTTAAAATTAACAGTATTTCTTTATAA
- the rpmA gene encoding 50S ribosomal protein L27 — MILNINLQRFSSKKGVSSSKNGRDSESKRLGTKRADGQFVNAGTIIVRQRGTKIHPGNNVKKGGDDTLYASCEGIVKFERKGRDRKQVSVYPKQDIA, encoded by the coding sequence ATGATTTTAAATATTAACTTACAAAGATTTTCAAGTAAAAAAGGGGTATCTTCTTCTAAAAACGGTAGAGATTCAGAAAGTAAAAGACTAGGCACAAAAAGAGCTGATGGTCAATTCGTAAACGCTGGAACAATCATCGTTAGACAAAGAGGAACAAAAATTCACCCAGGCAACAATGTAAAAAAAGGTGGAGATGATACTCTATACGCATCATGTGAAGGAATTGTAAAATTTGAAAGAAAAGGACGCGACAGAAAACAAGTTTCTGTTTATCCAAAACAAGATATTGCCTAA